The Lytechinus pictus isolate F3 Inbred chromosome 8, Lp3.0, whole genome shotgun sequence nucleotide sequence atattggtcgtggaggtaataaatgctgtactttgaaatccaaaatggctgccataggtcctaaaagtattgtgtacattgtaacatgggacatataattttgacagcatttggctttgcttgactctaaatattgcatgtaattgtgaattgtgaattgtgaaagggtgaaatattgtctaaaaccatggtttctaccgagatatatcatatcatgtgtaattaagttgataaatgctgcatttttaaattgaaaatggccaccataggcccttatcgtataatatacaatttgagtggagacaaataatgttcacaaaaagggcatatgtcagccattttgaatgttgaaatacagtatttatcacctaaattacataggatatgatatattttgttataaatcatgttttcagacaatatttcactcatacatcaccatttgaccaagcaaagccaaattctgttgaaataatttgttcccattcacattgtgcataataccatAAGGGCCtgagcggccattttgactttccaataacagtatttatcacctaactggcagaataaatgatatatcttaatagaaattatgctttcagacaatattttactcatagattactattacgtgcatttatggtgctcactcctgtgaatattggtttcccactttgcattgtacattaTACTGTTAATGttaatggcggccattttgaaagtcaaaatagagtatttaacacaaacttaaaacctgaatgatatatttcgttaaaaattatgtttttagacagtatcccattaatttatcacataaataGGCATTTTAGTGCTCTCTCTTGagatttctttgctcctctttctcattgtgcattatacttttagggcctttggcagccattttgaatttcaaaataaaacattcatcacatacatggcatattaataatatatttcgttaacaattatgtttttagtcagtattccactcgtttaatcttaataatatgcattttattgatcattcttgtgaattttttggcccccattgccattgtacgcaatactgtttgggccagtggcggctattttagatatcaaaatacagacaTGTTctcatatatgacataataaatgatatatatgataattttcatatactacttcgttcatacattgCGATTTTTGCactttagtgctcatttttgtgaaaattagttttccctattcatattgtacataatagagtatacaagggcctttggcggccattttgaatataaggaaaataaatattttgtcaaaaaatattttttcagagagtatttcacttctgccacacaatttcatgcatttcatagccaatgtgtggacaattttatgattttcatgggtaatttgcatattttggcggccatattggattttgccaatttgcgaaaaatgctcaaggttaccagattcgtaatcagcaccctcgaattgacaagaaaccatcaaaaaatattgtatatatgaaaaaacaaggttatgcctcttctatcctggactaatataCATCTCCTTTTTACACTTGTTTGTGCTACATTGCATATACCACTATAGTGTACTGCACATGTACAAAAAAAGGCATTCTTGCATATTTTCTGCCTAAATCTTACAAACATCTTCCTTTCACTTTTACATAATGGACTTGGAGCAAAGCAACCTGGCATTGTACCTGATTTATTGTCCTGGCCTTGCTCCAACTGCACTTACACTGCATCACTACACAGAtgctcttttttctctctctctctcatcttcTTTGAACTGTGCTTTTGCCTCTATTTTGGGCGCTCTCTATCATACCCCCTCTTTTTGTAATGCTGGCAAAAAACAAATTTGCTACTTTGCCACATCACCACTCTTCTCTCCGTCTTCGCTCTGACAATATCTCTATGCCTCAGCTTGCTTTTGTGGAGCACATGCCCACCAGAGAACTACAATTTACCTCCACCCTTCTACAGTTTTATTTTGCTATTCTCTACTTTACATCACACCTCTTATAGTCTATTCTCTACATAGTGAGGCCTTGCTACTTCGCAAGTTATACTTCTACAACCGTGatttctactctatgtattttacctttcatatacttttttaaattgtaaatacAACTTTTGGGATTTGTGCAATACTTGAGCGGCAACTGCCAGTGAAGTGCTACATCTATCTGCTCTGTCATCCATTTCCTCAGTCAAATTATAGGCGTGTGTAAGGTAGGACACAatctttccttttctatttcataATTAGGAAATCGACAGTATTAATTTCCTAAATTAGGAAGGACACTAATAATGCTCGATGCTGAAGAAATTAGGTTTTTGTATTTTGGAAATTCTATAAATACAACATACTGTGTTTGTACCTACCATGAGAATATCTGGCTTCTTCTCCTTTGCCCAAGTAAATGTAGAAACCTTCCAGAGAACATTTCTGAGTTCAACAACACTAAGGTTTGTGATGCTACTTCCAAGGAATGCATGGCTATGGAGTGTTCTGCCTGTGCTGAAATCATCAATCAGTTTCGACCATTAGACAGCGTACCAGTCAGCTTATCATCAGTGGCAGACAACTGACGGCGTGACTGAAGTTGAGATCGTGGCATCATCTGAAGAGGCTTTCAATGAACTAAAAAGTCTGCGGAAACCTTTCCTATTCCACATGTATATTAAGCGAAGACAGGCAGCGTATATAAATAAGATCAGAGGGAGTGTCAATAGAAAAGAGATCCTGCTACAAACAGACTTTTCAGAGAATGTTACCCATtccaaacaaaatgaaatcCAAACAGCTCATTGGAGCCATAATCAAGCAAACCCTCTTCACAGCATGTGCCTGGATTAattgcccgggggggccacttccattgacgagtggataccatgcgcgaccacggggtcttgaaaagcaccctaaacacgtattttccatattctgaaaatgcaccccttaacaagtattggcgtgtgaaaccctatacccttaacaagtattggaaacaaatactattggcaagaattcccagaattgagcccctaaacaagtacagcgatgtattttccatattctgaaaatgcaccccttaacaagtattggaaacaaacgatactcttggcaagtattccctaaaatgaacccctaaacaagtacagcgatatcttattgttatgtcacgggtccgttgGTCGTCGGTtgtacctttacacaccattattttggtttagtacgaccccaccttccacacctcgcgcaaatcggactctaaacacgtagtgttggggcaaaaaggacatcctttagaaaacattttgattttgttttatcatccccgcatatttgaccctaaacacgtatatttttcctagcgaaatagataaacttttttgaatatttttatgttttttgacacccttatcacgttacgtacgtaacgtgccctatcttgaaaaagacatcctttttacgtgtttttttggtcgcgcatggtatccactcgtcaatgtaagtggcccccccgggattaATTGTGATCCTCCCACCACTGAGAGCATTGTCATCATGTCAGATGAGCTGCAACATAACAAGCACAGCATCTTTACATTTATGGAGAATATCTTGATTAAGCTGAAACTAAAATACCCTGAAGGAACCACGATCCATGTGGAGTCAGATGGAGCAAGCTCTCAGTTCAAGCAGAGGTTCTTGTTCTCAAACTTGGAAAGTGGGAGGAACAGATAGAAATAAAGATGATGTGGCATTTCTTTGCTACTTTGCACGGAAAAGGTGTCGTCGATGAGCTGGGTGGAACTGTGAAAAGAGCAGTTTGGAGACATGTCAAAAGTGGGCAGGCAGCAGCATGGACTCCACAAGAATTCTATGAGGTAGAAGTTGCTAGGAATCCCACAATTGATGTCATCTTCTTATTAAaggaatatcttttttttaaggatTATCATGTCAAATTATGCCATTATGCTTATGACCTTAATTATTACTCTTTGGAGGGCAAATACATGTTAACATTCAATACTAATAGGTCCCCTTTCCATAGAGCTTGGGAACCAGACGTTCTCGGAGGAAGTATATGTAGCCCCTATAGCTGATCATATACTCCTAGGGTTAGATTTCCTCAGCAAGCCCAAGGCTGCGATTCACCTCCAAGACCCCCATATGCAGTTGGGAGGCCAGAGAATTCCGCTGTGGTATAGTGATGATCCTGGGCGACAGATCGCCCGGGTTCACGTGCACAAGCGGGTAATTATTCCTCCTAATGCAATCAAGCGAGTCACTGGCATTTTAGATCAACGCTTAGGTGATTTCATGTTTAATCCACAGGACAGCTTACCGGTCCAGGTTCCTAGTTCGGTTCACAGGGCTGGGAAAATGTTGGAGTTCTACGTTGTAAACCCAACTGATAGGCACCTCAAGATAACCTGCTCTGAGGTGCTGGGGGAAGCCGAAGAAATAAAGGGAGAGGAGATGGGATCGCTTCCTGTCGAAAAGGGGTTCTTCAACTAAGCATAGATGAGGGAGGCGAGTTGCCTCCTCACTTAGAAGTCTTGTTTGAACAATCCGCAAACCATCTATCGCAGGCGGAGCAGGGGAAACTCCGGGACCTATTAATTCGGTTCTCAGGGGTATTTGCGAAAGATGAGTTTGACTTGGGAAACTTCGGGGAGGTCGAGCATTCCCTGGACACTGGGGACGCTGCCCCAGTCAAGCAAAGAATGAGGCGCACCCCTTTGAACTTTGCAAATGAGGAAAAGGCGCATCTGGACAAGATGGTTCAGGCAGGGATCATACAACCTTCCCAGTCTGAATGGGCATCTGCCCCCGTCCTGGTCTGGAAGCGGGATGGAGGTGTCCGGTGGTGTATTGACTACCAGGCATTGAATGCGGTCACCCGTAAAGATGTGTACCCACTCCCGAACATCGAGGAATGCTTTGACACACTAGTGGGTAATGCCTGGTTTTCAAAGCTGGACGCGAATTCGGCTTATTACCAGGTGAAGATTAAAGCGGAAGACCGGAAAAAGACGGCATTCACTACGAAGTATGGCTTGTACGAATTATTGCGCATGGGCTTCAGCGTCTGCAATGCTCCGGCGACTTTTTCCAGAGCTATGGATTTGATCCTACAGGGGATCACTTGGCAGATTGCCCTGGCCTTCCTGGATGACGTAATTGTCCTGGGAAGGAATGTTGATGATCACTTAGTCAACCTGGAAGAAGTTCTAGGTAGATTTGCCAAGTTTGGGCTCAAATTAAAGCCCAAGAAATGCGTATTCTTTCAGAAGAAAGTAGAGTTCTTGGGGAGGGAGGTCAGTGCCAACCAGGTCCAGCTTCGTGAGGAGCATATCCGGGTGGTCCGCGAGTGGCCCGTCCCCAGGACAACAAGACAGGTGGAACAGTTCCTGGGCCTGGCGAACTACCATCGGTCGTTTATTCAGGGGTTCGCCGGGATAGCGGTTCCCCTGTACCGGATTACAGGCAAGCAGCCGTACTATTGGGGAGTAGAACAGCAGCAATCCTTCGAAGAGATTAAGCAGCGGCTGACCACGGCGCCGGTTCTGACTATGCCCAATGCGCAAGACATGTTTGTTCTGGACACAGATGCCTCGAATGACGCCATAGGAGCGGCGCTCCTCCAGCTACAGGAGGGGCAGGAGCGAGTGGTGTCCTATGGCAGCTGCGCACTTACTGCAGAACAGCGGAGGTACTGTGTGACCAGGAGGGAGCTGCTGGCGGTGGTCAAGTTCACCCGCCAATATCGCCATTACCTATTAGGGAAAGCATTCCTGGTTAGAACAGACCATAGCAGCCTCACCTGGCTCCTCCACTTTAAATATCCCCAGGGGCAGCTAGCTCGCTGGATGGAGGAGCTCAGTCAATATGACATGCGCTTGGAGCATCGCCCCGGCAAGAAGCATGCCAACGCTGACGCTCTATCTCGGGTTCCGTTGCCCGAGGAGCTCTGGAAGAATATCGCTTGGGGTTCGACCTACAACAACTGCCGTGCGGTGTGGGTACTGTTCCAAGGCGCACCAAAACTGGGCCGCATTTGAAGAGGTGGTGGATGATGTTGTGCCTCTCGCGGGTCGGGCCGCAAAGGTGGGAACTCCCACTGTGCCCGCAGACCCGGAAGCTGGCCTGGTAATGACGCATATGGAGATTGGTGCTAGTCCGGAAGGGTCAGCGTTGAGGTGGAGCCAGTCCAAGTCCAGCTGGTAAGGGTGAGGCCAGTGGGCATTACCGATGGGCCGCTGCCCAATGACCGGGTTCGGGTGGAACAAGAGAAGGATCCTGCCCTGGCTCCACTAGCAAGGTGGCTGAGAACAAAAACAGAACCTGATGAAGCTACTATACTTTTGTGGGGCCCGGAGGAGAAGTATCTCTGGGTCAATCGGACCCTATTCGAACTAGTGGACGAGGTAATGTGTATGCGGGAGGAAGGCCAGGGTACCCGGCTGTTGGTGCCCAAGTCCCTCCGGGAGGAGGTAATGTACGCTAACCATGATCTCCCAGCAGCGGGACACCCGGGTCGAGACCGCACAAGGGCGTATTTGCGCGCCAAGTACTTCTGGTATAAGATGGGGAAGGACGTGACTGAGTATGTCCAGTCATGTTCTGCTTGTAACCAGAATAAGAAGTCAGCAAGGTATGGTAGGAGCCCTTTACGCAACTACCATGCTGGGATACCGATGGAGCGGGTCCATCTGGATTTTCTGGGGCCTTTGCCCAAGTCGTCCAGGGGTAACGAAAACATACTCATGATGGTGGACCAGTTCACCAAATGGGTAGAGTGCATTCCGCTACCGTCGCAGACAGCAGAGGAGACGGCTCGCGCAGCGGTAGGCAAATTCTTTTGCCGCTTCAGATACCCGCTGGCCATCTTTACGGACCAGGGGCGAAACTTTGAGAGTAATCTCTTCAAGGGGATTTGCGAAGCGCTCCTGATCCACAAGGCGAAGACTACACCATACCGCCCATCAGGCAACGGCCAGGTGGATCGGTACAATCGCACTTTGATGGACGCGGTTCGCTGCTATGTCGGCCGGACTCAAAATAGATGGGACGAGTTCCTTCCTCAGATAGCGGGGGCCCTGAGGGCCACCGTTAACCGTCACACGGGATATACAGCCAACCGTCTGATGCTGGGGCGAGAGGTGAACCAGCCGGCTCATCTGATGTACCCTTTGCCGGGAGAACAAATGTTCCTTGATAGTGGGGAATACCTAGGGAGACTGACTAAGGCTACGCAAATTGCCATGAAGTCGCCCGGGCCACTCTCAAGAACACTCAGCGTCGCATGAAGCGCGATTACGATATACACTCCTACCGACGGCAGTATGGAGAAGGCGATCCGGTCTACATCTTGGACACCGCCAAGGTCAAGGGTAAGTGTAAGAAGTTAAGCCGTCCTTGGAAGGGCCCGGGCAAGGTGGTTAAGCAGTTAACGCCTGATCTATATCGGGTAAAACTGCGAAATTCAATATCAACCGTCCATCAGGACAGGCTGAAGCCGTGCCGCGACCGCGAGGTTCCCGACTGGTGTCAGGGGTCAGATGAAGTGGATGCGGAGACGCTCTACTGCCTCTGCCATCAGTCCTATGATGAAACCAGGTTCATGATCGGCTGCGACAAGTGCGACGACTGGTTTCATGGGGATTGCGTGGGCGTGACCCCAGGGGAGAATCTTAACATTGACAAGTATTACTGCCCCCCTTGCTCGAGTAAGGGGTGAGGGAGGGTTGGTGTTTCCGGGTGGGTACCTTGTTCTCGTTGGGGCGTAATGGTCCTGGGATACTAAGGTGTAGTTTTCAATGGGATAATACTTTTCTAACCACCTCTTTTGTGATTGCAGGATACTTATCATACTTTTCTGGTCTCCCTTTTTGTCTTTTCTGCAGATGGAGGAAGTGGTAAATCTTCCGTTACCCTCTGAGGGGGAACTTGAGGGCTCTATTGGAGAGGAGGACAGCTTGATCTCTTCTCTGGGCCAGACTGACCTTGGGACAGGTGTCCAGGACCAAGGCGAAGGGGTAGAACCCGCCCCTTCACAGGTAATGGGGGCTAAGGAGCCGGTCACGGTTCCATCAGCCACTGGGGACATTGCGGGGGCCCAAGCG carries:
- the LOC135155224 gene encoding uncharacterized protein LOC135155224 — protein: MKRDYDIHSYRRQYGEGDPVYILDTAKVKGKCKKLSRPWKGPGKVVKQLTPDLYRVKLRNSISTVHQDRLKPCRDREVPDWCQGSDEVDAETLYCLCHQSYDETRFMIGCDKCDDWFHGDCVGVTPGENLNIDKYYCPPCSSKG